The Leptospira bourretii genome has a window encoding:
- a CDS encoding NADase-type glycan-binding domain-containing protein — MNLIHLVFPILFFSLLCNCQASEKQLDYGRTQSVGQMNPEEPWRFSPEFALDDKTSTAFCANAKEFGSGFTLYLNSYSQFSALRMLNGFHKSAIDLKTNDAVKKLRLTSFAMETNDQKSKMKIGSTLDLELNKPKFGKSGFQVLDLDSKFQGNVIRLEILETHGLGSTGRVCISELQFGEIQKDSFVSFPWVSFDKIKRTIEQFGKAERHYSGFKQLVLANEKSTILFYDQGTILPVFFKADQTFSFSEMYGEGDPLGFLPSIVGTYTILQSSEEGLELNLSYYDAGGIERNISWIFKRAEVGDEDYENFKTKLGTRFSEVFNPKTHFLFVLKEKESGRTFYHYELPRPK; from the coding sequence ATGAATTTGATTCATCTCGTTTTTCCAATTTTGTTCTTTTCCCTTTTATGCAATTGCCAGGCTTCCGAAAAACAACTGGACTATGGACGCACTCAAAGTGTTGGACAGATGAATCCTGAAGAACCCTGGCGATTCAGTCCGGAGTTTGCTTTGGATGATAAAACTTCCACAGCTTTTTGTGCGAATGCCAAAGAATTTGGTTCTGGATTTACACTATACCTCAATTCGTATTCCCAATTTTCCGCCTTGCGGATGTTAAATGGATTTCACAAGTCTGCTATTGATTTAAAAACAAATGATGCCGTAAAAAAACTTCGCCTCACTTCCTTTGCGATGGAAACGAATGACCAAAAATCAAAAATGAAAATTGGTTCTACTTTGGATTTGGAATTGAACAAACCCAAGTTCGGGAAATCGGGATTTCAAGTTTTGGATTTGGATTCCAAATTCCAAGGGAATGTGATTCGTTTGGAAATTTTGGAAACCCATGGTTTGGGATCAACTGGACGAGTTTGTATTTCAGAACTTCAATTTGGAGAAATTCAGAAAGATAGTTTTGTATCCTTTCCTTGGGTCTCCTTTGACAAAATCAAACGAACTATTGAACAATTTGGGAAAGCAGAAAGGCATTATTCCGGATTCAAACAATTGGTTTTAGCCAACGAAAAGAGTACCATTTTATTTTATGACCAAGGAACCATCCTTCCTGTTTTCTTTAAAGCCGACCAAACTTTTAGTTTTTCTGAGATGTATGGGGAAGGAGACCCTTTGGGATTTTTACCTTCCATTGTGGGAACATATACCATCCTTCAATCTTCAGAAGAGGGACTAGAGTTAAACTTAAGTTATTATGATGCGGGTGGGATCGAACGAAATATATCTTGGATTTTCAAACGTGCGGAAGTGGGGGATGAAGATTATGAAAACTTTAAAACCAAACTGGGAACAAGGTTTTCTGAAGTTTTTAATCCCAAAACACATTTTCTATTTGTTTTAAAAGAAAAGGAATCGGGAAGGACATTTTATCATTATGAACTTCCAAGACCAAAGTAG
- a CDS encoding glycerol-3-phosphate dehydrogenase/oxidase, which translates to MNHLDERKQTLKQLETTDYDVLVLGGGATGSGTALDATLRGYKVALLEKQDFSAGTSSRSTKLIHGGVRYLAQFHFKLIYEALSERKRLLFNAPHLVKPLQFVLPTYVWWEKPFYSIGLTMYDILAGRSIVPGHERISKATAIDYFASIKKEKLKGGISYYDAQFNDSRLNVTTVRAAKENGADVLSRIEVVSFLKDANGKITGVTAKDLITKKKINIKAKVVANTTGVWIDSLRKLDDPKVENVLAPSQGIHLVFDKAKLPCRTAMIIPKTADGRVVFVIPWEGKVLLGTTDTPIQKIEEEPLPLQSEVEFLLKTGNDYLDTKLTKADIESVFSGLRPLISTGDKKDTKSISREEAILVSDSGLVTMSGGKWSTFRKMAEDLTDKLISVGNLPKKMNCVTANFAFPGADGYSKHLVAKIQTMYDLSYETAVRLVDAFGGEVPMILGKNPKEIKKGTGYFAEEIKHFVKKEFALSVTDVLSRRWRVVFLDLKLAESLAVPVANTLAKELGWKETEKKSSLNELTGHIKDLKKTIA; encoded by the coding sequence ATGAATCATTTAGATGAAAGAAAACAAACACTAAAACAATTAGAAACAACGGACTACGATGTCTTAGTATTGGGTGGAGGAGCCACTGGATCTGGGACAGCACTCGATGCTACCTTACGTGGCTACAAGGTAGCCCTTTTAGAAAAACAAGATTTTTCAGCAGGGACTAGTTCTCGTTCCACAAAACTCATCCACGGGGGAGTACGATACCTTGCCCAATTCCATTTTAAACTCATCTACGAAGCTTTGTCGGAAAGAAAACGCCTTCTTTTCAATGCACCTCATCTGGTGAAACCACTTCAGTTTGTTTTGCCTACCTATGTTTGGTGGGAAAAACCTTTTTATTCCATCGGACTCACAATGTACGATATCCTTGCGGGTAGATCCATAGTCCCTGGACATGAAAGGATCTCAAAAGCAACTGCGATTGATTATTTTGCCTCGATCAAAAAAGAAAAACTGAAAGGCGGAATTTCTTATTATGATGCCCAGTTCAATGATTCAAGACTCAATGTCACAACGGTAAGAGCTGCCAAAGAAAATGGAGCCGATGTTCTTTCAAGAATCGAAGTGGTTTCCTTTTTAAAAGATGCCAATGGAAAAATCACAGGTGTGACTGCCAAAGACTTAATCACGAAAAAGAAAATCAATATCAAGGCAAAGGTCGTTGCCAATACCACTGGAGTTTGGATTGATTCGCTTCGCAAACTAGATGATCCAAAAGTGGAAAATGTTTTAGCTCCTAGCCAAGGAATCCATCTTGTCTTCGACAAAGCGAAGTTACCTTGTCGCACCGCCATGATCATTCCGAAAACAGCAGACGGACGGGTGGTCTTTGTCATTCCTTGGGAAGGAAAAGTACTTCTGGGAACCACAGACACACCGATTCAAAAAATTGAGGAAGAACCTCTGCCTCTACAATCTGAAGTGGAATTTTTATTAAAAACGGGAAATGACTACTTAGATACCAAACTCACCAAAGCAGACATTGAATCTGTATTTTCTGGCCTTCGTCCTCTCATTTCCACCGGAGATAAAAAAGACACTAAATCCATCTCACGCGAAGAAGCCATTCTTGTTTCTGATTCTGGCCTTGTCACGATGTCAGGTGGGAAATGGTCTACCTTTCGAAAAATGGCAGAAGACCTTACAGATAAACTTATATCGGTCGGGAACCTTCCAAAAAAGATGAATTGTGTGACTGCTAATTTCGCCTTTCCTGGTGCCGATGGGTATTCCAAACATTTGGTGGCAAAAATCCAAACCATGTATGATCTTTCTTATGAAACGGCAGTTCGTTTGGTCGATGCGTTTGGTGGAGAGGTTCCTATGATTTTAGGTAAAAATCCAAAAGAAATCAAAAAGGGAACCGGATACTTTGCCGAAGAGATCAAACACTTTGTGAAGAAAGAATTTGCACTTTCTGTAACAGATGTCCTTTCGAGAAGATGGAGAGTTGTTTTTCTGGATTTAAAATTGGCTGAGTCGTTAGCCGTTCCAGTTGCCAACACTCTTGCCAAAGAACTTGGATGGAAAGAGACAGAAAAAAAATCCTCTTTAAACGAACTCACTGGTCATATCAAAGATCTAAAGAAAACGATCGCTTAA
- the tyrS gene encoding tyrosine--tRNA ligase produces MKTERELNQELDTIRRGTVEIISEAELLEKIKSKPSLTIKAGFDPTAPDLHLGHFVLLRKLKHFQDLGHEVCFMLGDFTAMIGDPTGKSETRKRLSKEEVLENSKTYQNQVFKILDPNKTKILYNSHWCSEMKFEDVLVLTSKYTVSRMLERDDFTKRHKAGTPISMIEFLYPLVQGYDSVAMKADVELGGTDQKFNMLVGRDLQREYGQKPQSVITLPLLVGLDGVKKMSKSLGNYVGVTEKPIDMYGKIMSISDDLMWNYFELLTDLPHSEMEKRKEGIRSKSLHPKEVKTELALLVMDQLHPEEENRKAVEEWTAIHNTKNRALPDEIPTETLDASYFSEKPPLLVYVLSQLKFIPSVSEGRRLVQAGGLYLDEEKITDQGLTLEPGKEYLIRQGKKGKFLKIKT; encoded by the coding sequence ATGAAAACTGAAAGAGAATTGAACCAAGAATTAGATACCATACGCCGAGGAACTGTTGAGATCATCAGTGAGGCTGAACTTTTAGAAAAGATCAAATCCAAACCTTCCCTTACCATCAAAGCAGGTTTTGATCCTACAGCCCCCGATTTGCATTTAGGCCATTTTGTTTTACTAAGAAAACTCAAACATTTCCAAGACCTAGGCCATGAAGTTTGTTTTATGCTCGGTGATTTTACCGCAATGATTGGTGACCCTACTGGAAAATCAGAAACAAGAAAACGTCTTTCGAAAGAAGAGGTATTGGAAAATTCCAAAACTTACCAAAACCAAGTTTTTAAAATTTTAGATCCAAATAAAACCAAAATCCTATATAACTCGCATTGGTGTTCGGAAATGAAGTTTGAAGATGTATTGGTTTTAACATCCAAATATACAGTTTCTCGAATGTTGGAAAGAGATGATTTTACCAAACGTCATAAAGCCGGAACTCCCATCTCTATGATTGAATTTTTATACCCACTTGTACAAGGGTATGATTCGGTTGCCATGAAAGCAGATGTGGAACTGGGTGGAACGGATCAAAAATTTAATATGTTAGTTGGTCGCGACTTACAAAGAGAATACGGGCAAAAACCTCAATCTGTCATTACCTTACCACTACTTGTGGGACTTGATGGTGTGAAAAAAATGTCTAAGTCTCTCGGAAACTATGTGGGAGTCACAGAAAAACCCATCGACATGTATGGAAAGATCATGTCGATCTCGGATGATCTGATGTGGAATTATTTTGAACTTTTGACTGATCTTCCCCATTCAGAAATGGAAAAAAGAAAGGAAGGCATTCGTTCCAAATCTCTCCATCCGAAAGAAGTCAAAACGGAACTGGCTCTTCTTGTAATGGACCAACTCCATCCAGAAGAAGAAAATAGGAAAGCAGTGGAAGAGTGGACAGCCATCCACAATACAAAAAACAGAGCCCTTCCAGATGAGATTCCTACGGAAACTTTGGATGCCTCTTATTTTTCGGAAAAACCACCACTTCTGGTTTATGTTCTTTCCCAATTGAAATTCATTCCTAGTGTTTCAGAAGGGCGCCGGCTCGTCCAAGCAGGTGGTTTGTATTTGGATGAGGAAAAAATCACTGACCAAGGCCTCACTTTGGAGCCGGGAAAGGAATACCTCATCCGCCAGGGGAAGAAAGGAAAATTTTTAAAGATAAAGACTTAA
- a CDS encoding polysaccharide deacetylase family protein — MSLDPTNEEKEIQDIVHELSQDIEKDRLFAKKLRKFALISALAFVGITVLVLCGYLLYLSLSVTKLETEVKEKEKNLRELEQSLFSLMYQEQLREEYALAGDTEPDTELAKQVEENIQFLKEVSQNSKGRNILRGNESQKEIALTFDLATGEELPVLYNYIKDHKIKVTLFLSNERPSDINGSFFIRQNLDFIKKMAKTGSVEFGNHTWSHFNYQRSVTETSLKKRLVLEYLSKSVLDLPRMAEELKRVEDTFHSLTKQELKKFYRLPYGALSQLILDAHASLGYTDHIMWSNNSKGSLDLPDYISKQFLYKKTSKGKKEVVRNPHYKTGEETLTFLENWEKADANGMNGAIILMHLGGPRKFDKLIYILPTFIERMKEKGYRFVTLSEVLNDKKD, encoded by the coding sequence ATGTCCCTCGATCCGACAAACGAAGAAAAGGAAATTCAAGATATCGTTCATGAACTTTCCCAGGACATCGAGAAAGACCGGCTGTTTGCCAAAAAACTCCGAAAGTTTGCCCTGATTTCTGCTCTGGCTTTTGTCGGAATCACTGTCCTTGTTCTTTGTGGGTATTTGCTTTATTTGAGTCTGAGTGTTACCAAACTCGAAACAGAAGTAAAAGAAAAAGAAAAGAATCTCCGGGAACTGGAACAATCTCTTTTTTCTCTTATGTACCAAGAGCAACTTCGTGAAGAATATGCTTTGGCAGGGGACACCGAACCTGATACAGAACTTGCCAAACAAGTGGAAGAGAACATTCAGTTTTTAAAAGAAGTCAGTCAAAATTCCAAAGGCAGAAATATCCTAAGGGGAAATGAATCCCAAAAAGAAATTGCCCTTACCTTTGATTTAGCAACAGGAGAAGAACTTCCTGTTTTATACAATTATATCAAAGATCATAAAATCAAAGTGACTCTCTTTCTTTCTAATGAGAGACCTTCTGATATCAATGGATCCTTTTTTATTCGCCAAAATTTAGATTTTATTAAAAAAATGGCAAAAACGGGATCGGTGGAATTTGGAAACCACACTTGGTCCCATTTCAATTACCAAAGGTCTGTCACAGAAACCTCGTTAAAGAAACGATTGGTCCTTGAGTATTTGTCCAAATCGGTTTTGGATCTGCCCCGTATGGCAGAAGAGCTAAAACGTGTAGAAGATACCTTCCATTCTCTCACCAAACAAGAATTAAAAAAATTTTACCGACTCCCATATGGAGCACTCAGTCAATTGATTTTGGATGCACATGCAAGTCTTGGTTATACCGATCATATCATGTGGTCCAATAATTCAAAAGGATCGCTTGATTTACCAGATTATATCAGTAAACAGTTCCTATATAAAAAAACGTCCAAAGGCAAAAAGGAAGTAGTTCGTAATCCTCATTATAAAACGGGAGAGGAAACTTTAACTTTCTTAGAGAATTGGGAAAAAGCAGATGCGAACGGAATGAACGGTGCTATCATCCTTATGCATTTGGGTGGACCAAGAAAATTTGATAAATTGATTTATATCCTGCCAACATTCATTGAACGAATGAAGGAAAAAGGATATAGGTTTGTGACTCTTTCGGAAGTTTTAAACGATAAGAAGGATTGA